A single region of the Paraburkholderia megapolitana genome encodes:
- a CDS encoding efflux transporter outer membrane subunit — translation MQKHSLIAIAVALFAAGCTMAPHYQRPAAPVSGSFPTGGVYATQPAAAAGATSANGQAATDIGWRDFFADARLQRLIDIALKNNRDLRVSVLNMQAARAQYQIQRGALLPTISAVGQQTKSRTPLDLSVANQTIQNQYSVGVNGSWELDFFGRIQSLKDQALAQYLSTAQARKAAEIALVAQVADQYLQVLGADDLLQVTQNTLKSSQESYRIAKVQFDTGTGSELDLRQAQTVVEQAEANQQAQARLRAQAENALVLLIGEPLPADLAAGLPLNDQALITDIPAGLPSDLLTRRPDIMQAEESLLAANANIGAARAAFFPKISLTGNFGTLSPTLGGLFKAGSAAWQFAPQISLPIFQGGVNKANLDLATVQKNIQIAQYEKAIQTAFREVADGLAARGTYDQQIQALERNTFAEQRALDLSNLRYTNGVDSYLSVLTAQTNLYTAQQSLVNARVNRLTNLVDLYKALGGGWIERAGEQPRPADAPVDYSAERAPAAATSAASAPSAG, via the coding sequence ATGCAAAAACATTCGTTAATTGCCATCGCGGTCGCGCTGTTTGCCGCCGGCTGCACGATGGCGCCGCATTACCAGCGCCCGGCTGCGCCTGTGTCGGGGAGCTTCCCGACCGGCGGCGTGTACGCGACGCAGCCGGCCGCTGCGGCCGGTGCGACGAGCGCGAACGGTCAGGCGGCGACTGACATCGGCTGGCGCGATTTCTTCGCCGATGCGCGGTTGCAGCGGCTGATCGACATCGCGTTGAAGAACAACCGCGATCTGCGCGTGTCGGTGCTGAACATGCAGGCCGCGCGCGCGCAGTATCAGATCCAGCGCGGTGCGTTGCTCCCGACAATCAGTGCGGTCGGGCAGCAGACCAAGTCGCGCACGCCGCTCGATCTATCCGTCGCCAACCAGACCATCCAGAACCAGTACTCGGTCGGCGTGAATGGTTCGTGGGAGCTCGATTTCTTCGGGCGTATCCAGAGCCTGAAGGACCAGGCCCTCGCGCAGTATCTGTCGACGGCGCAGGCGCGCAAGGCGGCGGAGATCGCGCTGGTGGCGCAAGTGGCCGATCAGTATCTGCAGGTGCTCGGTGCCGACGATCTGCTGCAGGTCACGCAGAACACGTTGAAGAGTTCGCAGGAGTCGTACCGGATCGCGAAGGTGCAGTTCGATACCGGCACCGGTTCCGAACTCGATCTGCGGCAGGCGCAGACCGTGGTCGAGCAGGCCGAGGCAAATCAGCAGGCGCAGGCACGTTTGCGCGCGCAAGCTGAAAACGCACTGGTGCTGCTGATCGGCGAGCCGCTGCCGGCCGATCTGGCGGCGGGCTTGCCGCTCAACGATCAAGCGCTGATCACCGATATTCCGGCTGGTTTACCGTCCGACCTGCTGACGCGGCGCCCGGACATCATGCAGGCCGAAGAGAGTCTGCTGGCCGCCAACGCGAACATCGGAGCGGCACGCGCCGCGTTCTTCCCGAAGATCTCGCTGACGGGCAACTTCGGTACGCTGAGCCCGACACTGGGTGGTCTTTTCAAGGCGGGTAGCGCGGCGTGGCAGTTTGCGCCGCAGATCTCGCTGCCGATCTTCCAGGGCGGTGTGAACAAGGCGAACCTCGACCTTGCCACCGTGCAGAAGAACATTCAGATCGCTCAGTACGAGAAGGCGATCCAGACGGCGTTCCGCGAAGTCGCCGACGGCCTGGCTGCGCGCGGCACCTACGATCAGCAGATCCAGGCGCTCGAGCGCAACACGTTTGCCGAACAGCGTGCACTCGATCTGTCCAACCTGCGCTACACGAACGGTGTGGACAGCTATCTGTCGGTGCTGACCGCGCAGACCAATCTGTACACCGCGCAGCAGTCGCTCGTGAACGCCCGCGTGAACCGGTTGACGAATCTCGTCGATCTGTACAAGGCGCTGGGTGGCGGATGGATCGAACGGGCCGGCGAACAGCCGCGTCCGGCCGATGCGCCGGTCGATTACAGCGCGGAGCGCGCGCCTGCGGCAGCGACTTCGGCAGCGTCGGCGCCGTCAGCCGGGTAA
- a CDS encoding efflux RND transporter permease subunit, whose protein sequence is MAKFFIDRPIFAWVIAIILMLAGIASIFTLPIAQYPTIAPPSVQISATYPGASAKTVENTVTQVIEQQMSGLDHLLYLSSTSDDSGTATITLTFAAGTNPDIAQVQVQNKLQLATPLLPQVVQQLGTKVTKSSASFLLVMAFVSEDGSMSKYDLANYVASNVEDPVSRIDGVGTVTLFGTQYAMRVWLDAAKLNNYALTPVDVINALQAQNVQVAGGQLGGTPSIPGQALQATITEATLLQTPEQFGNVLLKVNQDGSRVRMKDVARIELGGENYNVDTKYNGAPTAGFGIQLATGANALATAKAVRAKIDELSKYFPHGLVVKYPYDTTPFVRLSIEEVVKTLLEGIVLVFLVMYLFLQNLRATLIPTIAVPVVLLGTFAIMGLVGFSINVLSMFGLVLAIGLLVDDAIVVVENVERVMAEEGLSPVQATRKAMDQITGALVGVALVLSAVFVPVAFSGGSVGAIYRQFSLTIVAAMVLSVLVALILTPALCATILKPIPQGHHEEKKGFFGWFNKWFDRSRDKYHSGVHHVIKRSGRWLIIYLVVIVAVGLLFARLPKSFLPDEDQGTMFVLVQTPAGSTQETTARTLATVSDYLLKDEKNIVESVFTVNGFSFAGRGQNSGLVFVRMKDYSQRQHADQKVQALVGRMFMHFAPYKDALIFPVNPPSIPELGTASGFDFELQDRGGLGHDALMAARNQLLGMAAQDPTLAQVRPNGLNDTPQFKVDIDREKALALGVSAASIDQTFSIAWASSYVNNFLDTDNRIKKVYVQGEPLFRMKPEDLSVWFVRNGAGGMVPFSAFATGHWTYGSPKLERYNGISAVEIQGAAAPGKSTGQAMTAIEAIAKKLPAGIGYEWTGLSFQERQSGSQAPILYGISILVVFLCLAALYESWSIPFAVIMVVPLGVLGALLAVTLRGLENDVFFQVGLLTTVGLSAKNAILIVEFARELQQGGGMGPVEAALEAARLRLRPILMTSLAFILGVLPLAISNGAGSASQHAIGTGVIGGMLTATFLAIFMIPMFFVVIRAKFSGEKEDPDVALQHYNEHHPHDPQGGGGSAS, encoded by the coding sequence ATGGCAAAGTTTTTTATCGATCGCCCGATTTTTGCGTGGGTGATCGCCATCATCCTGATGCTGGCGGGGATCGCGTCGATTTTCACGTTGCCGATCGCGCAATACCCGACCATCGCTCCGCCGTCCGTGCAGATCAGCGCAACGTACCCGGGCGCATCGGCGAAGACGGTGGAAAACACCGTCACGCAGGTCATCGAGCAGCAGATGAGCGGTCTCGATCACTTGCTGTATCTGTCGTCGACCAGTGACGATTCGGGCACGGCAACCATCACGCTGACGTTCGCGGCGGGGACCAACCCCGACATCGCCCAGGTGCAGGTGCAGAACAAGCTGCAGCTCGCCACACCGCTGTTGCCTCAAGTCGTGCAGCAGCTCGGCACGAAGGTGACGAAGTCGAGCGCGAGCTTCCTGCTCGTGATGGCGTTCGTCTCCGAAGACGGCAGCATGAGCAAGTACGATCTGGCAAACTACGTCGCGTCGAACGTCGAAGATCCGGTCAGCCGGATCGACGGGGTCGGCACGGTGACGCTGTTCGGCACGCAGTACGCGATGCGGGTCTGGCTCGATGCGGCGAAGCTCAACAACTACGCGCTGACGCCGGTCGATGTGATCAACGCACTGCAGGCGCAGAACGTCCAGGTGGCCGGCGGCCAGCTCGGCGGCACGCCCTCGATACCGGGGCAGGCACTGCAGGCGACCATCACGGAAGCGACGCTGCTGCAAACGCCCGAGCAGTTCGGCAACGTGCTGCTGAAGGTGAACCAGGACGGCTCGCGTGTGCGCATGAAGGACGTGGCGCGCATCGAACTGGGCGGCGAAAACTACAACGTCGACACGAAGTACAACGGTGCGCCGACAGCCGGCTTCGGCATTCAGCTCGCGACCGGCGCGAACGCGCTCGCCACGGCGAAGGCCGTGCGCGCGAAGATCGACGAGCTGTCGAAGTACTTCCCGCACGGTCTGGTCGTGAAGTATCCGTATGACACGACGCCGTTCGTGCGCCTGTCGATCGAGGAAGTGGTCAAGACGCTGCTGGAAGGTATCGTCCTCGTGTTCCTCGTGATGTACCTGTTCCTGCAGAACCTGCGCGCGACGTTGATTCCGACGATCGCGGTGCCGGTGGTGCTGCTCGGTACGTTCGCGATCATGGGACTGGTCGGCTTCTCGATCAACGTGCTGTCGATGTTCGGTCTCGTGCTCGCCATCGGCTTGCTGGTGGACGATGCGATCGTGGTAGTGGAGAACGTCGAGCGGGTGATGGCCGAAGAAGGGCTATCGCCGGTGCAGGCGACGCGTAAGGCGATGGACCAGATCACCGGCGCACTGGTCGGGGTGGCGCTCGTGCTGTCGGCGGTGTTCGTGCCGGTCGCGTTCTCGGGCGGCTCGGTCGGGGCGATCTACCGGCAGTTCTCGCTGACGATCGTGGCTGCAATGGTGCTGTCCGTGCTGGTCGCGTTGATTCTGACGCCGGCGCTGTGCGCGACGATCCTGAAGCCGATTCCGCAGGGTCATCACGAAGAGAAGAAGGGCTTCTTCGGCTGGTTCAACAAGTGGTTCGACCGCAGCCGCGACAAGTATCACAGCGGCGTGCACCACGTCATCAAGCGCTCGGGCCGCTGGCTCATCATTTATCTGGTGGTGATCGTCGCGGTCGGGTTGCTGTTTGCTCGCTTGCCGAAATCGTTCCTGCCCGATGAAGACCAGGGCACGATGTTCGTGCTGGTGCAGACGCCGGCCGGCTCGACCCAGGAAACCACCGCGCGCACGCTCGCAACCGTCTCCGACTATCTGTTGAAGGACGAGAAGAACATCGTCGAGTCGGTGTTCACGGTGAACGGCTTCAGCTTCGCGGGCCGTGGCCAGAACTCGGGTCTCGTGTTCGTGCGGATGAAGGACTATTCGCAGCGCCAGCACGCGGACCAGAAGGTTCAGGCACTGGTCGGCCGGATGTTCATGCACTTCGCGCCGTACAAGGATGCGCTGATCTTCCCGGTCAACCCGCCGTCGATTCCCGAACTCGGTACCGCATCGGGCTTCGACTTCGAGTTGCAGGATCGCGGTGGCCTCGGCCACGATGCGCTGATGGCAGCACGTAACCAGTTGCTCGGCATGGCGGCGCAAGATCCGACGCTCGCACAGGTGCGGCCGAACGGCCTGAACGACACGCCGCAGTTCAAGGTCGATATCGACCGCGAAAAGGCGCTGGCGCTTGGCGTGTCGGCAGCATCGATCGACCAGACGTTCTCGATCGCATGGGCGTCGTCGTACGTGAACAACTTCCTCGATACCGATAACCGGATCAAGAAGGTGTACGTGCAGGGCGAGCCGCTGTTCCGCATGAAGCCGGAAGACCTGAGCGTCTGGTTCGTGCGCAACGGCGCGGGCGGGATGGTGCCGTTCAGCGCGTTTGCGACCGGCCACTGGACCTACGGTTCGCCGAAGCTCGAACGCTACAACGGGATTTCCGCGGTCGAAATCCAGGGCGCGGCGGCACCGGGCAAGAGTACCGGCCAGGCGATGACGGCGATCGAAGCGATCGCGAAGAAGCTGCCCGCGGGCATCGGCTACGAATGGACGGGTCTGTCGTTCCAGGAACGTCAGTCCGGTTCGCAGGCGCCGATCCTGTACGGCATCTCGATCCTCGTCGTGTTCCTGTGTCTCGCGGCACTGTACGAAAGCTGGTCGATCCCGTTCGCGGTGATCATGGTGGTGCCGCTCGGCGTGCTCGGCGCGCTGCTCGCGGTGACACTGCGCGGGCTGGAGAACGACGTGTTCTTCCAGGTCGGCTTGCTGACAACCGTGGGGCTATCGGCGAAGAACGCGATTCTGATTGTCGAGTTTGCGCGTGAGTTGCAGCAGGGCGGAGGCATGGGACCGGTCGAAGCCGCGCTCGAAGCCGCGCGTCTGCGGTTGCGCCCGATCCTGATGACGTCGCTTGCGTTCATTCTCGGTGTGCTGCCGCTCGCGATCAGTAACGGCGCGGGCTCGGCAAGCCAGCACGCGATCGGTACGGGCGTGATCGGCGGGATGTTGACGGCAACGTTCCTCGCGATTTTCATGATCCCGATGTTCTTCGTCGTGATCCGCGCGAAGTTCTCCGGCGAGAAGGAAGATCCGGACGTCGCGCTCCAGCATTACAACGAGCACCATCCGCACGATCCACAAGGTGGCGGCGGCTCGGCCAGCTAA
- a CDS encoding efflux RND transporter periplasmic adaptor subunit has translation MRVERVPFRLITAATAAVLLAACGQKQSAPPQQTPEVGIVTVQPSAVPVTTELPGRTNAFLVAQVRARVDGIVLRREFTEGSQVKVGQRLYKIDPAPYIAALNSAKATLANAEATLKSTTAQANRFKVLVAANAVSKQDYDNAVASEGVAAANVQSGKAAVDTAQINLGYTDVVSPITGQVGISQVTPGAYVQASAATLMSTVQQLDPVYVDLTQSSLDGLKLRRDVQEGRLKTNGPDAAKVTLILEDGRAYSEPGKLQFSDVTVDQTTGSVTIRAIFPNPSRVLLPGMFVRARIEEGVNEKAFIVPQVGVTHDQKGQATALVVGADDKVELRPLVTSAAQGTNWIVEGGLNPGDRVIVQGTDKVRPGQPVKPVPAQLPAALASGAAASGAAAASGVQSAQGASGAQPAQAASAASGA, from the coding sequence ATGCGCGTCGAACGGGTTCCATTCCGCCTAATTACTGCCGCGACGGCTGCCGTGCTGCTGGCAGCATGCGGGCAAAAACAATCGGCACCGCCGCAACAGACGCCGGAAGTCGGCATCGTCACTGTCCAGCCGAGCGCCGTGCCGGTCACGACCGAACTGCCGGGCCGCACGAACGCGTTCCTCGTCGCCCAGGTGCGCGCGCGGGTGGACGGCATCGTGCTGCGCCGCGAGTTCACCGAAGGCTCGCAGGTCAAGGTCGGTCAGCGTCTCTACAAGATCGATCCGGCGCCGTACATCGCGGCGCTGAACAGCGCGAAGGCGACGCTCGCCAATGCCGAGGCAACGCTCAAGTCGACCACCGCGCAGGCGAACCGCTTCAAGGTGCTGGTGGCGGCGAATGCGGTCAGCAAGCAGGACTACGACAACGCGGTCGCTTCCGAAGGCGTGGCCGCGGCGAACGTGCAGTCCGGCAAGGCCGCCGTCGACACCGCGCAGATCAACCTCGGCTACACCGACGTCGTGTCGCCGATCACCGGCCAGGTCGGGATTTCGCAGGTCACGCCGGGTGCCTACGTGCAGGCGAGTGCCGCGACGTTGATGTCGACGGTGCAGCAGCTCGATCCGGTCTACGTCGATCTGACGCAATCGAGCCTCGATGGCCTGAAGCTGCGCCGCGATGTCCAGGAAGGCCGTCTGAAGACGAACGGCCCGGACGCCGCCAAGGTCACGCTGATTCTCGAAGACGGCCGCGCGTATTCGGAACCCGGCAAGCTGCAGTTCTCCGACGTGACGGTCGATCAGACCACCGGTTCCGTGACGATCCGCGCAATCTTCCCGAACCCGAGCCGCGTGTTGCTGCCGGGCATGTTCGTGCGGGCGCGTATCGAGGAAGGTGTCAACGAGAAAGCGTTCATCGTGCCGCAGGTCGGCGTGACGCACGACCAGAAGGGTCAGGCCACGGCGCTCGTCGTCGGTGCCGACGACAAGGTCGAATTGCGTCCGCTCGTGACGTCGGCGGCACAGGGTACCAACTGGATCGTCGAAGGCGGTCTGAATCCTGGCGACCGCGTGATCGTGCAAGGCACCGACAAGGTCCGTCCGGGCCAGCCGGTCAAGCCCGTCCCTGCGCAACTGCCGGCCGCACTGGCTTCCGGCGCAGCAGCCTCAGGCGCAGCAGCAGCGAGCGGCGTGCAATCCGCGCAGGGCGCATCGGGTGCGCAACCGGCGCAAGCCGCCTCGGCCGCATCGGGCGCGTAA
- a CDS encoding TetR family transcriptional regulator: protein MVRRTKEEAQETRNGILDAAEQIFFEKGVSRTSLADIAQAAGVTRGAIYWHFANKGDLFTAMFDRVLLPLDEIQAASLDPQEADPLGRLVEICTMCLRDCANDPRQRRAFDILFLKCEFVEEMGPVMTRYQNNMRDALVNIAGGLRNAISKGQLPADLDVERAAALLHAFIGGSLRDMLFLPEAMDYGRYAEQMVDAIFDTLRLSPSMRIAATADAPQGVMR, encoded by the coding sequence ATGGTCCGAAGAACCAAGGAAGAAGCTCAGGAAACGCGCAACGGCATTCTGGATGCCGCCGAACAGATCTTCTTCGAGAAGGGCGTCTCACGTACGTCGCTTGCCGATATCGCGCAAGCCGCGGGCGTGACGCGCGGCGCGATTTACTGGCATTTTGCTAACAAAGGGGACCTGTTTACGGCGATGTTCGACCGGGTGCTGCTGCCGCTCGACGAGATCCAGGCCGCCTCGCTCGATCCGCAGGAAGCCGATCCGCTCGGCCGTCTGGTCGAGATCTGCACGATGTGTCTGCGCGACTGCGCCAACGATCCGCGCCAGCGCCGGGCGTTCGACATCCTGTTCCTGAAGTGCGAGTTCGTCGAGGAAATGGGCCCGGTGATGACCCGTTACCAGAACAATATGCGCGATGCGCTCGTCAACATTGCAGGGGGCTTACGAAACGCGATTTCGAAAGGCCAGTTGCCCGCCGATCTCGACGTCGAACGTGCCGCTGCGTTGCTGCATGCGTTTATCGGCGGTTCGCTGCGCGACATGTTGTTTTTGCCCGAAGCGATGGACTACGGCCGCTATGCCGAGCAGATGGTCGACGCGATATTCGACACGCTGCGTTTGAGTCCTTCGATGCGGATCGCGGCGACGGCGGATGCGCCGCAAGGTGTCATGCGGTGA
- a CDS encoding cysteine hydrolase family protein: protein MTSPRRALIVIDVQNEYVTGDLPIEYPDVHTSLANIGRAIDAAHAAGVPVVVVQHLGPATSPIFARGSHGAELHEVVASRKRDHLVTKSAASAWTDTDLASWLAARGIDTLTVTGYMTHNCDASTINHAMHAGLTVEFLDDATGSVPYENSAGFASAEEIHRVFSVVLQSSFAAVGSTDAWIAAVRDGEPLERGSIYASNQKARAKLATV, encoded by the coding sequence ATGACTTCACCCAGACGCGCATTGATCGTGATCGACGTACAGAACGAATACGTCACCGGCGACCTGCCGATCGAATACCCCGACGTGCACACGTCGCTCGCCAACATCGGCCGGGCGATCGACGCTGCGCACGCGGCCGGCGTGCCGGTCGTGGTCGTGCAGCACCTTGGACCGGCGACCTCGCCTATCTTTGCGCGCGGCAGTCATGGCGCCGAACTGCACGAGGTGGTCGCTTCGCGCAAACGAGATCATCTGGTCACGAAGTCCGCTGCAAGCGCATGGACCGACACCGATCTCGCCAGCTGGCTCGCGGCACGCGGCATCGATACGCTGACGGTGACTGGCTACATGACGCACAACTGCGACGCGTCGACGATCAATCACGCGATGCATGCCGGCCTCACGGTCGAATTTCTGGACGATGCGACCGGCAGCGTTCCGTATGAGAACAGCGCGGGTTTTGCGAGTGCTGAAGAGATCCATCGCGTATTCAGCGTCGTGCTGCAATCGAGCTTCGCGGCGGTGGGCAGTACCGACGCATGGATCGCGGCGGTGCGCGATGGCGAGCCGCTCGAGCGCGGCTCGATCTACGCGTCGAACCAGAAGGCCCGCGCGAAGCTGGCCACAGTCTGA
- a CDS encoding helix-turn-helix domain-containing protein, giving the protein MPAPHRSPTHPTAAPVADEIPPGRGKPVVAVVAFDRISPFHLSVPCVVFGEDRSDGGVPAFEFRVCATEPGPLSTTAGFSISATHGLDALADAGTIVVPSWRDPHETPPAELLDALRAASARGAQLVGLCLGAFVLAAAGLLDGRRATTHWAWADDFARRYPKVRLDPDVLYIDDDNLLTSAGTAAGLDCCLHVLRKTYGTQVANYVARRLIVPPHRQGGQAQYIQQPVPPNVRGDRLSELLDWVRGNLQLAHTLDTLAERVLMSRRTFTRRFRQVTGTTVGAWLLAQRLERAQQLLEGSDEPVETIATIAGFGSTASLRQHFADAFRTSPSAWRREFRGA; this is encoded by the coding sequence ATGCCCGCTCCCCATCGTTCACCGACACACCCGACTGCGGCACCAGTTGCCGATGAGATCCCGCCCGGTCGCGGCAAACCGGTCGTCGCCGTCGTCGCGTTCGACCGGATCAGTCCGTTCCACCTGTCGGTGCCGTGCGTGGTATTCGGCGAGGACCGCAGCGACGGCGGCGTGCCGGCATTCGAATTCCGCGTCTGCGCGACCGAACCCGGACCGCTCTCCACGACAGCAGGATTCTCGATCTCGGCGACCCACGGTCTCGATGCACTCGCCGACGCCGGCACGATCGTCGTTCCGAGCTGGCGCGATCCGCATGAAACCCCACCCGCGGAATTACTCGATGCGCTACGCGCCGCCTCGGCACGTGGCGCACAACTGGTTGGCCTGTGCCTCGGCGCGTTCGTGCTCGCGGCCGCGGGCCTGCTCGACGGGCGGCGTGCCACCACGCACTGGGCATGGGCCGACGACTTCGCACGCCGCTACCCGAAGGTGCGGCTCGACCCCGACGTGCTCTATATCGATGACGACAACCTGCTGACTTCAGCGGGGACCGCGGCCGGACTCGATTGCTGCCTGCACGTGCTGCGCAAGACCTACGGCACGCAGGTCGCCAACTATGTGGCGCGGCGGCTGATCGTGCCGCCGCACCGTCAGGGTGGGCAGGCGCAGTACATCCAGCAGCCGGTGCCGCCGAACGTGCGCGGCGACCGCCTGTCCGAACTGCTCGACTGGGTGAGGGGTAACCTGCAACTGGCGCATACGCTCGACACGCTTGCGGAGCGCGTACTGATGAGCCGCCGTACGTTCACGCGGCGTTTCCGGCAGGTCACGGGTACGACGGTGGGTGCGTGGCTGCTTGCACAGCGGCTTGAGCGTGCGCAACAGTTGCTGGAAGGAAGCGACGAACCGGTGGAGACCATTGCGACGATTGCGGGATTCGGCTCGACGGCCTCGTTGCGCCAGCATTTCGCCGACGCGTTCCGTACCTCGCCGAGCGCGTGGCGCAGGGAGTTTCGCGGGGCATGA
- a CDS encoding DUF427 domain-containing protein codes for MSDVPTPDNRASGTAAAGPCGSGATAGHRIDIVPNRRRVRVIHLGVTVADTHAALTVAETGLPEVFYFPRNDVNMARLERSNHTSHCPHKGDASYFHLRTESGRVENAVWSYETPFEAVERIKGYLAFYASRVDRIDQTS; via the coding sequence ATGAGCGACGTCCCGACGCCCGATAACCGCGCCAGCGGGACGGCCGCCGCCGGTCCGTGCGGGAGCGGCGCCACTGCCGGGCACCGCATCGACATCGTGCCGAACCGCCGCCGCGTACGCGTGATCCATCTGGGCGTGACGGTCGCCGATACCCACGCAGCCCTGACGGTTGCAGAGACCGGTTTGCCCGAGGTGTTCTACTTTCCGCGCAACGACGTCAACATGGCGCGGCTCGAGCGCTCCAATCACACATCGCACTGCCCGCATAAAGGCGACGCGTCGTACTTCCATCTGCGCACCGAAAGCGGCCGGGTCGAGAACGCCGTCTGGAGTTACGAGACGCCGTTCGAAGCGGTCGAGCGGATCAAAGGATATCTCGCGTTTTACGCATCGCGCGTCGATCGTATCGATCAGACGTCCTGA
- a CDS encoding carboxypeptidase-like regulatory domain-containing protein, with amino-acid sequence MNQQRTQRSRIVATAVAAALTLGMAGSVYAQNNGIAGGTTTDDSSAGNTNGGGLPQVQHQGDVAFTSGGVGSDESQALKRAESHWPLALRFTGPGSDYLADVRVQIMDTEGGKVLGTTSRGPYMLVRLHPGRYTVRASYKGHDQSKAVTIPASGTAREAFYWNIQ; translated from the coding sequence ATGAACCAGCAACGCACCCAGCGCAGCAGGATCGTCGCAACCGCGGTCGCGGCGGCACTGACTCTTGGCATGGCGGGCAGTGTCTACGCGCAGAACAACGGAATTGCCGGCGGCACGACCACCGACGACTCCAGCGCAGGCAATACGAACGGCGGAGGCCTGCCGCAGGTGCAGCACCAGGGCGATGTGGCGTTCACATCGGGCGGCGTCGGTTCCGACGAATCGCAGGCGTTAAAGCGCGCCGAGAGCCACTGGCCGCTGGCGCTGCGCTTTACCGGCCCGGGCTCCGACTATCTCGCCGACGTCCGTGTTCAGATTATGGATACCGAAGGCGGCAAGGTACTGGGCACGACTTCACGCGGCCCGTACATGCTGGTCCGGCTGCATCCCGGTCGTTACACCGTGCGGGCGTCGTACAAGGGTCACGACCAGAGCAAGGCGGTCACGATACCGGCGAGCGGTACGGCGAGAGAGGCGTTCTACTGGAACATCCAGTAG
- a CDS encoding DegQ family serine endoprotease — translation MNAKTLSRSAVAAAIAVALSAGYVAGHRNVPAPEVITPAQAAALMPAEAAAKTGIPDFSGLVETYGPAVVNISAKHVVKQVAQRGGAQQLPIDPSDPFYQFYRRFFGNIPGMQGGDGGGSSDQSDQPSASLGSGFIVSSDGYILTNAHVVDGANVVTVKLTDKREFRAKVVGADKQSDVAVLKIDASNLPIVKIGDPRQSKVGQWVVAIGSPYGFDNTVTSGIISAKSRSLPNENYTPFIQTDVPVNPGNSGGPLFNLEGEVIGINSMIYSQTGGFQGLSFAIPINEAMKVENELVKTGHVSRGRLGVAVQSMNQTLANSFGMKTPQGALVSSVDAFGPAAKAGLQPGDVILAVNGTPVTDSADLPSQVAGLKPGSTATVQVWRDKAAKDVKVTIGSLSDVKTASADGSDSSAQMQGRLGVAVRPLTPQEKSGTSLTHGLLVQQAGGPAANAGIQAGDVILAVNGRPVASVDQLKQMISSAGNSIALLIQRDDAQIFVPVDLG, via the coding sequence ATGAACGCGAAAACCCTGTCCCGTAGCGCAGTCGCCGCAGCTATCGCCGTGGCGCTCTCCGCCGGTTACGTCGCTGGGCACCGCAATGTGCCGGCGCCGGAAGTCATCACGCCGGCCCAGGCGGCCGCGCTGATGCCAGCCGAGGCTGCTGCGAAGACCGGTATTCCCGATTTCTCCGGCCTCGTCGAGACCTATGGTCCCGCCGTCGTCAACATCAGCGCGAAGCACGTCGTCAAGCAGGTCGCACAACGCGGCGGCGCGCAGCAACTGCCCATCGATCCCAGCGATCCGTTCTACCAGTTCTACCGCCGCTTCTTCGGCAACATCCCGGGCATGCAAGGCGGCGACGGCGGTGGCAGCAGCGATCAATCGGATCAACCGAGCGCGAGCCTCGGCTCCGGTTTCATCGTCAGCAGTGACGGTTATATCCTGACCAATGCGCACGTCGTCGACGGCGCGAACGTGGTCACCGTGAAGCTCACCGACAAGCGCGAATTCCGCGCGAAAGTGGTCGGCGCCGACAAGCAGTCCGACGTCGCGGTGTTGAAGATCGATGCGAGCAATCTGCCCATCGTGAAGATCGGCGATCCGCGTCAAAGCAAGGTCGGCCAGTGGGTGGTCGCGATCGGTTCGCCGTACGGCTTCGACAACACGGTGACCTCGGGCATCATCAGCGCGAAATCACGCTCGCTGCCGAACGAAAACTACACGCCGTTCATCCAGACCGATGTGCCGGTGAATCCCGGCAACTCGGGCGGTCCGCTGTTCAATCTGGAAGGCGAAGTGATCGGCATCAACTCGATGATCTACTCGCAGACCGGCGGCTTCCAGGGGCTGTCGTTCGCGATTCCGATCAACGAGGCGATGAAGGTCGAGAACGAACTCGTGAAGACCGGTCACGTGAGCCGTGGCCGCCTTGGCGTAGCGGTGCAGTCGATGAACCAGACGCTGGCGAATTCGTTCGGCATGAAGACGCCGCAGGGCGCGCTGGTCAGTTCCGTCGATGCGTTCGGTCCGGCTGCGAAGGCCGGCCTGCAGCCCGGCGATGTGATTCTCGCAGTGAACGGCACACCGGTGACCGATTCGGCGGATCTGCCTTCGCAGGTGGCGGGTCTGAAGCCGGGTAGCACGGCAACGGTCCAGGTGTGGCGCGACAAGGCCGCGAAGGACGTCAAGGTGACAATCGGTTCGCTGTCGGATGTGAAGACGGCATCGGCGGATGGCAGCGATTCGTCGGCGCAGATGCAGGGGCGCCTCGGCGTTGCGGTGCGTCCGCTGACGCCGCAGGAAAAGAGCGGCACGTCGCTGACACACGGTCTGCTCGTGCAACAGGCGGGCGGTCCGGCGGCGAACGCCGGCATCCAGGCCGGCGACGTGATTCTGGCGGTGAACGGCCGACCGGTCGCGAGCGTCGATCAACTGAAGCAGATGATTTCGTCGGCCGGCAACAGCATTGCGCTGCTGATCCAGCGTGACGATGCGCAGATTTTCGTCCCGGTGGACCTCGGCTGA